The nucleotide sequence CGTCTTGTTCGTCACCTGCAGATCCTTCTTCAGTTTCTCGACCTCTTTCTCAAACAGTTGATCGATGTGGCCATTCATCTGCTTCATCTGATCAGGTTTGAGGCTACCCTTCATCCGCTCGACAAGAACTTTCTTCTGAATCTGAGCCACGATATCTCGCTGAATTAAAGAGTAGCGAAGTTTTTCGTAGTCATCCGGCGAGGGTAACTGCTGGCTGCCGGTCTGATTCTTCGGATCACTGGCAAAGGCCTGCATCTGCTCGCGGACACTGATCAGATAACCGGAATACCGGTCGAGCACATCACCATTCAGGATCGGTGCTCCGTTGACTGTGGCCGCCACTTGCGAATTGAAGATAGTCGTATCATCTTCCCAGCCGGCCCAGGGATTCTTATCGAGTGACGCACGGACCTGTGTAATGTCCGAACCATCGTCTTCAGGCAGGTCTCCGCTGTCTTCCTCGTCGCTGTTCTGCGCGACCATGACTTCATCATCGTCGTCGTCGTTTTCGATTCGCTCAACGCGCCGGGGAGCCTCGACCATCACGGGATTTTCGTGTTTCTTCTGCAGCGACTTGCAGCCTGTTGTTCCCAGGGACGAGACAACCAGGGTCAAAAGCAAGGCAAGACGCAGCATGCGGGCGGGGTCCTGAACTAGCGGAAATCCCAACGTGCGAAGCACCGAATGAACTGGCAGACCGCGACTTGACAGGCCGTGAGCCGGCAGTCCCGACAGGTCGACGGCGGTCATTTCTGTCGTATCCTTCATCCCAAAACCACTCAGGAATCCGGCCAGAAGAAACTTTGGGCGGGCTCGCGAGGCCTTATTCGCACTGGAAGAGGAGTGATCACAGTGGGAAGACTGATCACAGCGTACGGAGGTTGGGCAAAGTCGCGGATTCATAGTGACTATCCCCTTATTTCCGTAGGTT is from Schlesneria sp. DSM 10557 and encodes:
- a CDS encoding peptidylprolyl isomerase; protein product: MTAVDLSGLPAHGLSSRGLPVHSVLRTLGFPLVQDPARMLRLALLLTLVVSSLGTTGCKSLQKKHENPVMVEAPRRVERIENDDDDDEVMVAQNSDEEDSGDLPEDDGSDITQVRASLDKNPWAGWEDDTTIFNSQVAATVNGAPILNGDVLDRYSGYLISVREQMQAFASDPKNQTGSQQLPSPDDYEKLRYSLIQRDIVAQIQKKVLVERMKGSLKPDQMKQMNGHIDQLFEKEVEKLKKDLQVTNKTELELELNKKGTTLQNVKDNFALDRLSMEYFVAKSEKPDPIERPDLVAYYKANPDKFLVPATVKWQQIQVSVTPETSKSAAMKKLQEAIDELNQGVSFDKVARKYSDGPTANDGGLWDWMEAGNLADTKLEKKLFEMPTKKLSEVHEGRDSVCVVRVIGRKEASRKPFEDVYEEIRETLTEERNKNRPKKLLKELFANAVIETQYSIPDFASE